aaaaacaaaaaggaaatataattattaatttgtcttAAGTGTGGATATGTACTACATAATGATTTTCAAAAGAATTGGTAAAAAAACCTTTGTGTGGtaagggttactataacataaatgactttcttaatgataccacaaattgggaatggagtgaccaccctcaggctattaaataataagtttaattgtacaatattactttgtaaacatattttttcaatgaaaaaaaaaaaatcccgctgagtttgttgcgcccgttcttgtcaggtctgaggcattcattttggaatgggtggtagtttttgactttcaataagtgatgtcacatcctattttgaataaaaatattttgaatttgaattgaatgtaGTTTGTGGTGAGAACATTCTAAAATTTGCAATGCTCAGTCAAAACTCAATAGTTGTTAAAGAAATTACAACATAAAACTGCAAATAAAGccatacaatttataattttcacaATCAATAGATATTTAGATTCCCCTGTAAACTTTGATTCAATATATTGTATCACTTATGTTGgggtcatttatattatatttgatcatattaaattcaattaCCATACATTTGTGAAGGAGGCATGTTGAACTGTGGtcttgatattaaattaatatcaattctGGACAATGTATTAGTCTTTTCCTAGTAAAACTCATCAATTAGCATTATCCTTATGCCTAATAAGGCGAGAACATTTTTACTGACCACATCAGGGAAATAGATCATATATAGATCCACCATTAGCCATTAGCAATTGTTTACTTTATGTTATGATTATTGTCTGATAGTGTGAGTGTGGGCAAGTTGGTTGCAGGAGACCTCGCAGGACATTAGTCAACCAAGTTGGTGACATTTTGACAAATGAAAAAGGTCCAAAGCACCCCGAATCGGCAAGCATAGATGAAAAAAGTAATGAAGGATGTGCATGAGGTTTGTTGGGATAGAAGCAAGTTgcgttctgttgtctctgcctacctctACGGGAAAAAGGTGGAGTTAGAGTGTGTGTATTATCTGACAATTGAATATTGCAGCATAGCAGTTGATGCCACTttttgtatctatatatataaaaatgaattgctgttcgttagtctcgctaaaactctaaaccgctggaccgatttggcaaatttaggtcttgaattatttgtggaagtccagagaaggtttaaaaagtgaataaataggaaaatgctgctaaattaaataaaaacaacaaatttgtttttcctttgatatgtccatacataatttctatgagataatttattgatgcacggtttgacagttctcctgtgaaacaatttcattaagaCAGCAGGgcacatattttacgaagtaatttttgattttataataataataagattataaGTCTAGTGTGATTTTAATTAGGAATCAGTACAAAAGTATACAAGTATATACCTTAGTGACTCCTCCATCTGTCCCGGCCTCAATGTTGCCAAGATCTCCAACATGTCTCACAGTGGAGGTGGGGCCTCCATGTTCAAGCTTTTCAGGGTTGAAGTGAGGACCAGCTGATGTGCATCCATTTGTGTTGTCACCAAACTCATGCACATGGAAGCCATGCTTACCCTGAagcagtaaaataaaaaaaataatgtaggaTCATAATTATAACTACTGTATGATTGATTGCCTgataaaattactttatttgtacTATTGACCCAAATAGGGAGAAAGAAGCAAAtaacattttcttaattttttcttcaaAAGTTGTCCAAGCACTTAAGTTTCATATTATGTGAAAGTTTTTATGACATAATAATTACAAGTATTGAAGTTTAACTAACAGAGGACATTCTTTCAAATTATGGTTTCTTTTGACCCCATACTTGATATATTAATGATGAAGtaataataaaggtatttaCAACCGGCCTTGAAACTATTATGTACTTGATGGAAAATTGTTGACACTAACTCAATTGGATTGTTATAATACagatatataatttatgataaGTTATTAGGTATTAATAAtgtgaatttgatttgatttagacTATCAAACAACtattttgtacaaaatgttTAACAATCCAcaggtttttattttaaataatgatcCCTTGAAagataataattgaataaattgcATAATAATTTTCCATACAACACATTTTATATTGCTTTAGTTCAAAGCATAAATAAGCTATATGATTCAATACAAGTGCGGTATCCAAAGAACTTTGGCacgtaaaatatttacaatgaaaTATGATAATCATGTAAGGTACAAGGTTATCTGACCTGTACTCAAAGTCAATTAATTCTAGAAGTATGTCGTCAAGCacttaacataatttatgattatGTTAATAGTCTGTTCGTGTAAAGCCGTGTTAAATAAATGGCTACATACCTTAGTTAGACCTGAAACCTGCCCAGTCACAACCACTGGTGATTTCTCATCCTGTAAAAAATCGATGTTTGAATAAACTCTATATCTAACTCTATATTATATTctagaaaaatttaatacatagtTACTAGtcgatgtaaaataaataacaataatatacccTCTGATCAAAATAAATGGTGCCGGTTACATCACCATTCAAAACGCATACAGCTTTAGCCGGcatgataaaaatatagttttcaaaaatgtataaatgCAATAACTAAAATTTCAATACTATGAGTTGATTCTTCTCAGTAAAAAAATCGCTAATTCAATATATCACAGGCCACACACATACGCAGTTCGCACTTAACGTTCAACCACAGAATACAGTTCAACACAGAATTGAGAATGAGTAATGACCACAGAACAGTGAAcaccaggggtgggacagacgccttaaagtgacgttttcagaagactgtagtgctatctgttagttggcccgaaaatgaaagctttgtcagctgtcactcgctttgaaacctttcaacttttctttatttgtgttactgcccactggtcataaaatggcggctattCGTTCTTGGGAACAGGCTATAACCCAGGCCCTTACTGCATTTTTGGTATTTACTTTCagtattttattgtacaaaaaagtccaataaagtattattatgtcatctttcatcaatcaaattttccttttctgtatgttttcactattttttaaaagttattaacaacacgattcactttccccaaaggaagtagcaacttttttcgaattgCTCAtattgacacataagctatccagtttaggttgaaatattacctaatggtacgaatgaatgaacgaactaaatcagtttgcgattcaattgatatcatttttgacattcaattgacatcattgcgatttaatcagttgatttgacgtcaacctaaattaaatagctctaatcacgtcgtggttcCAAAGAGCAAAGctgttcattttaggttgtcaattgaatcgcaataagagttcatggtaggccccctGGTCTCTTATGATATTGACACTACAGAAGTACTCCCCGCGTGCCCCTTTTAGATAGCAATAGTTTTGACAGGACTAGTCTTAGGTTAGACGGAATTAAATCGTATTACGTAATATCATATACTCAACAGATGATTGGCAATGTAAATGAATTAAGCAGAATAATGCAAAGCgtgtaatgataattatttatttattgtatgacCATAGCATACCAAAAATAATTTCAGAAAA
This portion of the Leptidea sinapis chromosome 32, ilLepSina1.1, whole genome shotgun sequence genome encodes:
- the LOC126974497 gene encoding superoxide dismutase [Cu-Zn], translated to MPAKAVCVLNGDVTGTIYFDQRDEKSPVVVTGQVSGLTKGKHGFHVHEFGDNTNGCTSAGPHFNPEKLEHGGPTSTVRHVGDLGNIEAGTDGGVTKVCIQDSQISLTGPNNIVGRTLVVHADPDDLGIGGHELSKTTGNAGARIACGVIGLAQAQ